Genomic segment of Anguilla rostrata isolate EN2019 chromosome 13, ASM1855537v3, whole genome shotgun sequence:
TACTTTTTTTGGTCACACCTTTtgttgtgtgcatgcttgtgtgaatTTCCATAGTGCATAAGTGCACTGTTCGATTTTGGAAAAACCACTCCCAAATGTTACGAGGTCTCTCTCCCCACACTCCcttaggctccgccccctgagAATACAAGCATTGAACGTCCTGGCCTCTGCACACACATCTTGGTTAGAAACATCAAGCCTACTTTCAAAACCATATGAAGAACTTTTCAGGACTAGTCTGCAAACATGTATATAGATGATAccataataaatgcaatttttttttcctacccGTGTCCTTTCCATCCAGTGTACCTGTGTTACGTGTCTGCGGGAGACAGGCATGCACACCTGCATGTATATCACAAGTGCCACTGCGTGCTGTGAAGGGATAAGCCTCGACAAATAACTGCTGGTGTTCTTTGTGGAGGTGCTTCAGAATGCCTCAGCCGTACAAACCAGTTCAATACCCACAAAACAACGGTGAGGTTCACCGATTAGAGCCTAGGTATTCAATCTCGGTCCTGGGGACCTTCTGTGGACGCTGGCAATCATTCCAACCACGATCGCAATCCCAGACTTTTGACAAGCTGTTAACTTTTCTTAATGAGgagcttttcatgtttagagggattatttacgctcttaagccacattatgtcagaaatagctgtgcatgccATGAAATATAAAAGTTCCACATTCACATCCACTTTCTGCATGAAAAGAGATTCCAAAATTATTAATGAATCAAGCTAAAGACTTGCGTGAATCAgcaggctcctaattggtgaaggtgcggacacatggccactaaaaataacaatttggtaggtaatgaagaattcaaggacaaagcaaatgataacgaaCCAAGCCTAAATTGCGTTAAGTTTACGGAACACAATGACGGTTTTGTTAAACATGTATTCAACAACCTCAACCAATCAAtctatcaaaatgtatttatatagtgaATTTCACAAACgattgtcacaatacacttcacagacaatCTAATTAGGCGCCTATTTCCCTCAGTCCtaaatttgatcagttaaaaatttTAGTTACCATATTTTATGcagttgtttgcaatatagcataaTGCACACATGGGACTTTTATCTTAACAttcatagctatttctgacatacctgtaatgtggcttaagagagtaaataataatccttctaaacatgaaaagcacctaattaagaaaaattagcagcttgttaaaattttggGATTGCAATCGTAGTTGGAATGAAGAATGAGGGTCCCCCAGGACTAAgtttgaaaaaaagagaatgattAGACCATGACTGCAAAAGCTAAACAACCACCCCTtccagacacacacgcacacacacacacacaattcataaGTAATCATCATGTTCCAAATATCAGAGGCCAgccaaataaaaagaaaatctaatttatttgtcatgcatcaaattaaaaattaacatGAATAGAAAAAATGGGTGTTCTGATATATACACGTGTATACATGTCTATTCATAGTTCTGAAAAAAAACGAAGGGAATATGTCCATtctgaataaaaacagcaaatgtaATTGGGCATCAGCAACTGCCCACATACCGCCCTTTCTTGCAGCCCTTGATAACTGACATGACACCCCCACTGATATTTCAAgaactgctgaaaatgaaaacaaaagtatGTGTACTTTGTAACGAAATCTTCTGTTTGGCTCAGGGTGTGCTGCGCAGGGTTTAACGATTGTGAAGTGTTTTGGAGGCATTCTGACGAAAATTCAGGGGAATCGTGAGGTGCCGACTGTGAACTCGGTATTTTGAGTCTGCGCTCCTCGTATCtgtgcacacagacgcacgacACAGTCCACACATTGTGCTCTTACCCCACTCGctactgtgctttttttctgcatgcAATCTCCTGGGTTGGCCAGAGCTCTGAAACTACCCAGAGCGGCCCAGTCTTATTGCCAGAGCGAGCCTAACCTATACCCGTGGTATAAGATCAGCTACGCTCatgtatcatttcattttcacagaattATCTTTTGTGAAAGTCTGATGCTGGTAAAAAAACTGGCCATTTTTAGACCTCTAAAGGAAAGGGGCTGGTTACGTTTTTATGTATTATCACCAATTTCAATATCCTATGTTTTCCTAGTAAAAGTAAAAGGAACCGTGCCTAGAAAGGGTTCATTGCTTAACGTTTCCTAAATGGGTTTTCATGCGGAGGTTAACCGGCATGTAACTTCAGGGGTCCCTCGATCCTGGGTGTTTGAGAACCACGGGGTCCGCTGGTTTTTGGCATCGCTCACCGATTAATCGAACAGTTAAAGCGGTCGATCAAACGGTTAACTCATTTCACCTGAtgtcttgggtctgaattggttgtaGATTTTAATGGTGAAATGAAAACGGGCCGGCCCAGTGGGTTTCCAGGACCAGTGTCTGAGGAACTTTGGTCTCAGGATCACAGAGGCCCTTCTGCCCCATACTGTGGGAGACTGAGCGGGCTGGGACACGCCCCCTCCTGTGTCGTACGGTCCAATCACAGCCGTATCACCCAACACGTCAGGAGCAAGGTTAACAAAACGAGGTCAGGACGCACTGGGCCTCCCGCCCCGGTGCCAGACCGTAGCCGTTTGGCCCCACGCGTTCACGGGACTCGGCTACTTTCGCTTCGTCGGCCCGGCAGGGGCGCGCCGCGGTCCGGCCTGACCTCGAGTCACAGGCAGGAGATAATCAGACTACACCGGAagatatgaaataaaactgcactACAGATCAACAAGTAACAAGAAACCGCACTTTACAAGAATGACTAAATGAACCCAATTCCAATCCGGGGGCACGGATCTCAATCCTTTCTATGAAATAAGTGTTTAatgaaataagtaaaataatCATAGGGTGAAAAAGCTAATACCAAACAAATGATCAAAACCCCACATCtcataattacataaatattcagCCATTGTGTCTGTTAAAAAGCAATCCatgaaatgaatataaattGAAACAATAATGCCAATTTTGTGACAAAGGACTTCACATTACCAagcattacccccccccccccttcccccccaaaaaaaaatgataaaaaatgtcaGTACAGCTCTGCTACACAGAGCACGGAGTGGAAGTAACTTCCAAATATGGGCCTTTCGCTGAGCTCTCAGTATGGTCTACAGAGAAACACCAGGAACACGGTTCCCTCCCGCGGTTAGCGCTATTCACGCTAGCGGTCCCTTTCCAAACATGGACAAaatgatctaaaaaaaaaaacatgggaatGGAAGATTTGTTCTTAAACATGGAATTGATCCCCTAAATGTTaggtataaaaaaacaaaaaaaaaacaagatgccCCTAATCTGCAGCTCCAGCACTAGGTGTACAAAAATATTGACAGCGATTGACGGTTTCTGCTGGTCTGACATTCATTTGTGCGCGTTCTGATGTGCTGCCCCCGACCTGCGTTGCCACGGTAAAAATCTATCGACTCCTCCGCTTGCAATgcgaaaaagaagaaagagagagagagagtgtgtgtgtgtgtgtgtgagtgtgagagagtgtgtgtgtgtgtgtgtgtgtgtgtgtgtgagtgtgtgcgtgtgcgtgtgtgtgggtataagGGCATGTTCAGAAAATATTAACAGggcatccacacacatttcccttccccccctctctctcctcctctcggtcaccctccctccttctccagtATTCCACCTTTTCCACAGATGACAGAGAAAAAGGGAAGAAGACTGTCCCTTCCCCCATCCTTTCATCAAGCCGTTCctgaaaaacaagaagaaagaaaaatgatacaCCTTTTTGGCAGATCCACAGTGATGTGACCACAGGATTCCATAACATCATTTCCTTTAACCACACCTTCACACTCACCACAGTTACCATGACCAATATCAAAACGTATGACAAGCCGTGTTGGGGAAACTACTCTGAAAGCATTGCTGTAAATGCCCAATTACCAATTACCTCACAATGAAAGTAGTTGAACTACAGCCAAGACTCCAGCTTTCAAAACTACAATTACTTTACAAAACATGCAGTTCAAACTACTTTGTAAaagaaattaggaaaaaaataattatcatgtTCCCCAGACATGATGCAATGTGTTAGCAATGCTTTTGCACGCGGGGCGAACCACTATACAGCACAGTGGGGAGAACCGGCAATGTGTGGCAATCGGCAGTTGGCAGTTGGCGACGACAGTGGAGCAGAGTGCTTCTCACCGATCAAGATTAgcgggaaaagagagaggaggaagtaTTTGGTCAAAGGGggttggaaaaaatatattttaggaccaaaatgagaaaatatttacacctcaaaatgcaattaatttctACAACCACCACACAAAAAAGTTGAACTACCAGGAAACTGTTGCATAATGCAATTTTACTACAATTAcgagtgatgtcatttcctgtctttgcCACTCCTTGAagttgaactaccagcaaaCTGTTGCCAAATGTAATTTAACTACTACTAcgagtgatgtcacttcctgtctttgcCACTATGTTAAGTCTTGTAGTGAAGGCTTCATAAAAGCTTCACAATATACTGACTTGCACTTGTTTGGGATCTGGACCTGGCATTAGCAGGATGCACGAGGACGGGTGTGCTTGAGAAGTCACACGGGTCTTGTGACTGGGGCATGGGTTGCAGCGCTATGAGTAGGTCTGTTAGGCAATGATAATTTGCAGaaagcagaaacactgcagacaTTCCAGCCGCTAGTGTGACATGGGTAACTGTTATGGAGAGGCGCTGCAGAACGGTTGTGTAAATGCCCCCGCCCTCGTCCGCAGGGCCCTCACCCTCCTCTCCGTTGGTCAGCACCAGTGCCTGGAGAATGTCCGACAGGGAAACGATTCCCTTCACCACTTCCTGCTcgtccaccaccaccagcctgtgcacctgagagagagagagtggcagagagagaaagaggcgaGAAAGTGGTAAAAAGAGGCAGCCATAAAagtagagggagagaaatttggagaggagaagggggggggggagaggaaggagggtgagaaggaaggaagagagaaagataaagagaaaaaatgagtGGAACACAGAAGAGATGTAAAGAAAAGAGCGAAAGAGCATGTGAGGAGAAATGAAGACaaaagaggggggaggagacaaaaaaaatatataagagtGAGAATGGGCAGCCATTCCCCCACACTGAGCAGCACTCTGTCCCAGTCTCTTTGTCTGAGTACTGGGTTTCATTTGGTCAAACCGTCCTTCAAATGAGTCTGACTGCGTGCGCTTTTGCATACTCGCGCGTTTGCATATGTAAAAatgccccgcccgccccgtactgccccgcccacctcggCCTCCACCAGCCGGTTGATGATGGCCTCCAGCGTCTCGTGGCGGTGGCAGGTGAGCACGCCCTCGAAGTACTGCGAGCGGTGCTGCAGGGCCTTGGTCACCGTCACGTCCAGGTTGTTGTAGGTCTTCTCCGCGGCCAGGTTCTGCACGGAGAATTAGGAGGAGCCAGTGACCACACGaccacacagatgcacacactagtacacacaggcacacaaacacgcccacacacatacacacacgcacacgcacacacttttacgcgcaggcacacaaacacgcgcacacgcatacacacacgcacacgcacacaaacgcgcacacacacatacacgcacgcgctgacacacaggcacacaataacgcgcacgcatacacacacgcactcacatgcacaagcacacatgcatgcacacacacacacacacagtgtccagTAATATGTGGCTACCCCCCAGAGACAGGAAAGAAACCATCTGCAGAGCTGAACGGTTTCACCAGCCCCTGCTGTGACAGCAGATTACTGACCTCCTGTCGACTGGTCAATAATTAAGCAAACAAGCGAAGCTGCATTTACCCACCACCACAAGCGCACTGCAATGATCTAAGCACTATGAATAGCCTGTGTgtaacaaaagagaaaaatcaaTGCCCTTTCTCTTCAGGGCTGATGGCTAAAAGCAGAAACAGGATATTGAGCTACAGTGAAagtggactggactggactccattcattcatttgtacaCTTCATATGCTTCCACACTGACAGTGCGATGGagtgctatgctatgctatctGTTACACGCAGATACACTCATTGCAGGCACAgtgtacacgcatacacatggaTACAAAAGTAGAGATACactttcatacacacacgcacccacacaaacacacacagaaaaatacacgcatacacgcacacaaacacatacacgtatgcatgcacaaacacacacacacacacacacacacacacagacagagggaaacaCTCACAATGACATCGAACTTGGAGTAAATGTCCACCACGTGCCCTGTGAGGAAAATGAAACTCATCAGGCCATATCCCACACagggttaaaaaataaacctcAGTCTGCAGTCTTTAACATCAAAGTTACATTAGCAGGGTTAGCTCCTGTTAACCTATCCTGATgagtgagcatgtttgtgtgtaattacCCTCACGCGGTACCTGaacaccctaccccccccaccctcaccccccaaacccccctccgtACCATTGTCATCCACCACCGGCAGTGCGGACACCCTCTGGTCCACGAAAATGCCCAGCGCTGTGTAGAGGGGCGTGTCCTTACGCACCATGGCTATCTTGTGGAAGGTGCCGATGCCCAGCTCTTCCAGGGTCTGGCCGAGGAACGCCGGCTTGGCCATCTCCGAGATCTGTTTGAGCAAGAGGAAGTGGGAGGACATCTTATTCCTCCGGTTCAGTCCCCTTAAGCACAGTGTTCGGCTCAGAGATCAATCCCCTTACACTGTTTTTTGGTGAGAGTTCAATCCCCTTACACTGTTTTTTGGTCagatatataattaaaatagatatagataattaagtatttttttaaaaatctatctAAGTAATCCTTTCAACTAAACATGACAGAAGATTCAAAAACCCGATGACTAAGTACTTCAAGGAATCAACAGAAAGAACAAAGTAAGTAAATTACCATTCTGTTTCACAATTCACATCCCTCACCACCTCATTTGTAATTCTCCCCCAGTTAGTGAatacacaacaccacacaattTCAGACATCTCCAGTTGCTGCtccagatagatagacagatggagagatagCGAGATacatagatagacagacagatagacttGCACTACAGCTCCTTGCATTTAGGAGATAACAGCTCCTTGCGTTTTACAAACGACCGTTCGAACACTCACGGTCACGATTATGGCGCAGTCACAGCGCAACGACGATTCCGATTGCGTCTGCGAGTCTGACCGGCCCGCGCTCTGGTGGAGGCAGGCCAACAGGGTGCCGCGGAGGCGGGGAGACTTACGAAAAGCTTGAGGAACTTGAGGATGCGCTTGTGGGTGAGGATGTAGAGGGTGTTCCCCGTCAGGGGGTCGATGACGGGAAGCCGGTGGATCTTGTTCTTCAGCAGCGAGGAGACGGCATCGTACAGGCTgcgtgaagggggggggagagaggaggggagagaccGTTCACCCCACGCATGACGatacatgcagacccacaccaCGGCACTCTCCAAACTTCTCCAAATGTATCTTTGGTGCGTCGCCGCACCAACAGGCCGTGATACACCAAGCATGCCTTCGGGAAGTAGCCTCACTGATCAGTGCAAAATGGCTCCCGTGGTTTTACAGCAGGGACGTTTGCAAAGGAGCAGCGTTAGCAGTGGCATGATAGCGTTCTTTGGGGAACCTCTTTACCTGGCATTGGGGGAGATGCTGACGAGGGGCTTGAAGGAATCCTGGAGGTACACTTCTGGTTGTCGGGGAGAAACGGACAGCAGTTACTGACGGGCACGTCACCAGACTACAGGAAGTGCTTCTGCCCCTAACCCTGATACACAGGAGCGATGGGGCAAAAGATACATTTATTCCAGGGGTTAgaccccttttttaaatttatgtataCTTTAACTGATATAATGATCCCCATTACTAGTCCCAAACCACAAGGACTAAAAACGTACCAATAATTTTGCTGcataatacaaaattaattaatatgcGTGAATACACAGATAATGATACATTTgctttcatcatcatcatcatcattataatcTCACCTCTCCACGTCTCAATCTTGTGCTCTTCCAGTTCATATATCTGAACCTGCAAAGACAGGAGGGAACGCAGCGATTAGGATTTAGAGAGTGACACACGGCAGCCATGTTGATCTTCATCTTCTAAAACGCATGCGTGTGCCTTGCCCCAACGCCACAGCCGACTGAAGTGCACATCTTTAGTGAGCAGcactgcagtgacatcatccccCCACGTCACCTCAGAAAGACCCTTTTAGGGACGTGAGGTCTGTCTGAACTACAACCTGAGGTTGGTTGGTGCACGTGGATAGAGAGCTCTTACCAAAGGGGACTTGTAGTAACGGTGCAGGATGTTGATGAAGTCTGTAATGGTCAGCATACCTGCAATGAAAACCCCAGTTAGAGCATAAGACAACGGGGACAcagactgtgtctgtctgacagaGTGAGGCGAGCGTCGTCTTACCCACGAAGCACTGCTTCTTGCTGTCCCAGAGCGGTGCTGCTCTCACCCCATTGGAGACCAAAGCAAAAAACGCTTTCTTTACCTAAGAAAATACGACATATTTGTACAgttaattcataaaaaataatggtaTGATTATTTGCAGTAGCTGTCGTACTAATAGTAATAACTCAGAAAGAGAAGTCATTTATATTGTAGccttacagcaaaaaaaataattttatttcactttttacatattttaatcaCAGCTTCCCTTTCTCTTCAGGCGTTTGACGGTActgaatttgattttattaatttctgttCCTGTGCTAGAGGTTAAAGTTAGCGACAGTTATCCTGGCACGGTACTTAGCAGAGTGACACCGATGTTACAGAACTATGTTTTTACCCAGGGGGTCACAAGCGAGGGTATTGCTATTGTACCATTAACACAGCAAACCTCACCAGCCAAGCCAACACAAGTGTGTCGTGTCTACATGGAAAATGTGTAAAAGATCGCCAGCTACAGTATGTTAGATGCCTTGGATAAGACCGCctgctaaacaaataaatgtcacaATAAATCTTACCTCCAAGGACGTGTCGAACACGACCAGTTTAGAGCTGGTGGGCACCAGGTCGTAACAGCGGTGAGACTTCATAAAACGAGTGTAAACATTGTGCTCAAACTCCACTGCAGGAAATGAGGAACAAGTAAAAAGACAGCACAGATGAGAAGTACAGAAATGCAGCAGCTGACCATCTCACATCTGTAAGGACGTCCTTCTTATCTCATGTCCTCCTCGCCTTCCTCACTTCATCTTTCCCTTTCCTTTCGCCCCTTATCTAAATCCATAAGAAggtcgctcactctctctctctcatacatacacatgcacactcacatgcacacacacagagcttcaTCCACCGACTAATGAAGAAGCCTCCTgaattttacataaaatgattGAACATACAttgtacacatttacatatacagTTGTACCTcagaaatacaaagaaacaaagTGATAACAAAGTGATAAAAATTCAGACAACTTCGTCCACTCCAGGCAATATCTTTCAGAAGCGATACTGAAACCCCCCAGCACATAGCCAATCTAATTTCCATTATATTTTTACCCAGATTAAATTATGAACAATGCTTCACAAAAATCCCAATatgaatgtatatttttgtcttcttttattCACTTACTCATTTACGATTATCTTTCCTTTGCTGCATGCCGTCTGTTCCCGTTATCgcacatttcaataaaatgtggCTCTTTGTGACCCGGTATTGTGATTGCGTTACATTTGCAAAATGCAACTTTCTCTTATATACTCATACATCAAATTTTCTGTCACCCTTTCCATTGCTCAAAgcaaggcattgtgggatttgCAGTCACATGTAGCCAAAATCTTTTCCATAATCACTTCTGCAAACATCAGATACATCATTGCATCCTACACGGAAGGAGGCCAAACAAAGACGGATCATGTTCccttccttttttaataaacagtTTGAACATTCTTGTCGTGGCAGCCAGTTAGGCCCTTCCTGCTCACTATGGAGACTCCTGTTAGGAATGAAGGATGCATTGCCAAAAAATTAGGCAGCAGCCCTTGTCCATGTCAACAATCAGCCCATACAACTGGTCAGAAAACCGTCAAGCATGGCAGATTTTGTCAACATGCCAGTTAATACAATGCAAAACCCACCCCCGATCCAGGATTGCTTATGGCAAGACTTAATTCTTATCAACAAAAAGCGCTGTACTCCTTGGCACAGTGATGCAAGAGGCTATTTCTCAAATAACTATAATCTATGACCCAGTGTGATGATGACTCGGGCTGTGGCGTCATGTGCCAAAGAACagaaatatatgcacacacataatttcACTTATACAGACTGCAATTGAAATAGGTATAAAAGATCAGTACAGTGTGTAGTCAACCCTTCCTACCTTCTGCTAGGGTGTCCTTTTTACCCTCCAAGTCATcaagaacagctgtgacctgaaacacagaaaagcaGTGTACTGAATTTACACATCTGAAACATCTGGACACTTGCATCCATcgttattaatttaataatatttttgactTGCTATGCATGTAACATTTGTGCCTTTTAA
This window contains:
- the prkag1 gene encoding 5'-AMP-activated protein kinase subunit gamma-1 is translated as MECVTAVLDDLEGKKDTLAEVEFEHNVYTRFMKSHRCYDLVPTSSKLVVFDTSLEVKKAFFALVSNGVRAAPLWDSKKQCFVGMLTITDFINILHRYYKSPLVQIYELEEHKIETWREVYLQDSFKPLVSISPNASLYDAVSSLLKNKIHRLPVIDPLTGNTLYILTHKRILKFLKLFISEMAKPAFLGQTLEELGIGTFHKIAMVRKDTPLYTALGIFVDQRVSALPVVDDNGHVVDIYSKFDVINLAAEKTYNNLDVTVTKALQHRSQYFEGVLTCHRHETLEAIINRLVEAEVHRLVVVDEQEVVKGIVSLSDILQALVLTNGEEGTA